The proteins below are encoded in one region of Flavobacterium sp. IMCC34852:
- the rlmF gene encoding 23S rRNA (adenine(1618)-N(6))-methyltransferase RlmF yields the protein MKTQNSSEKTSLHPRNPHRFRYDFEALIKACPELQNFVHINEHSIETIDFSNPEAVKALNKALLISNYDIQNWDIPTHYLCPPIPGRADYIHYIADLLATTHNGIIPEGENVIGLDIGIGANCIYPIIGSSAYGWSFLGTDIDEKALQNCKKIIADNPKLIDAISLQLQVEPRFIFKNIILPEDKFAFTICNPPFHNSAEEAAKSALRKVNTLSNVKTSKATLNFGGQNAELWCSGGEIGFITQMIYESAKYPLQCLWFTTLVSKKDNLKSIYKTLGKVGAADIKTIDMAQGQKISRIVAWTFLTKKQQQIF from the coding sequence CAAAATAGCTCAGAAAAAACAAGTTTGCATCCGAGAAATCCACACCGATTTCGGTATGATTTTGAAGCTTTAATAAAAGCTTGTCCGGAATTGCAAAACTTTGTACATATTAACGAACACAGCATAGAAACCATTGATTTCAGTAATCCGGAAGCGGTGAAAGCCTTGAACAAAGCTTTATTGATTTCAAACTACGACATTCAAAATTGGGATATTCCAACCCATTATCTTTGTCCGCCGATTCCCGGAAGAGCGGATTACATTCATTATATCGCTGATTTATTGGCCACTACCCACAACGGAATCATTCCCGAAGGCGAAAATGTGATTGGTTTAGACATTGGGATTGGTGCCAATTGTATTTACCCGATTATTGGAAGCAGTGCTTATGGTTGGAGTTTTTTGGGCACCGACATCGATGAAAAAGCACTTCAAAACTGCAAGAAAATCATCGCTGATAATCCGAAACTAATTGACGCTATCAGTCTGCAATTGCAAGTGGAGCCGAGATTTATTTTCAAAAATATCATTTTACCCGAAGACAAATTTGCCTTCACCATTTGCAATCCGCCGTTTCATAACTCAGCCGAAGAAGCGGCAAAAAGTGCGTTGCGAAAAGTGAATACTTTAAGTAATGTAAAAACTTCAAAAGCGACTTTAAACTTCGGTGGCCAAAATGCAGAATTGTGGTGCAGTGGTGGCGAAATTGGTTTTATCACCCAAATGATTTATGAAAGTGCCAAATATCCGCTACAATGTTTGTGGTTTACGACTTTGGTTTCCAAAAAAGACAATTTGAAAAGCATATACAAAACTCTGGGAAAAGTAGGCGCTGCTGATATCAAAACCATCGACATGGCGCAAGGCCAAAAGATAAGCCGAATTGTTGCTTGGACTTTTTTGACCAAAAAACAACAGCAAATATTTTAA
- a CDS encoding four helix bundle protein, translated as MLCSQLPKTREYNAYINQLIRSSSSVGANYRASQRAKSSADFLNKLKIVEEEIDESDYFLELLFEVCQMEKLNLEAVFQPLMKEAKELTAIIVSAIKTTKSNIQTK; from the coding sequence ATTCTATGCTCACAATTACCAAAAACCAGAGAGTATAATGCCTATATCAATCAATTAATCAGAAGTTCAAGCTCAGTCGGAGCCAATTACAGAGCGTCACAACGGGCTAAATCATCTGCAGATTTTTTAAACAAACTCAAAATTGTTGAAGAAGAAATTGATGAAAGCGATTATTTTTTAGAGTTACTTTTTGAGGTTTGTCAAATGGAAAAGTTAAATTTAGAAGCTGTTTTTCAACCTTTAATGAAAGAGGCAAAAGAATTAACAGCCATTATTGTTTCGGCCATAAAAACAACAAAAAGTAATATTCAAACCAAATAA